The segment CGCGTCGGACTGACAGGTGCGGGCGCACCGCACCTCGATGCAATCAATATAGGTTGTCCGCGCGGCCATAGCGGTTCGTAGCCGAGGCATTTTTCGACGTCACGACGAAGGCGCCCGCACCGCGGCCGGCGATCCGTCCGAAGTAAGCCGCAGCCAGGGCTTGCGCCCACCAATTGGCTCCCTCGTTTTTTTGAAAATGGCTCTGATCGAAAGAGCCAAAGCTGGCTATAGTCCCCGTGACAGGCAACGCCGCGCAGGCTTGCCGCCGATTGCGACCGAGCAAACGCCAACGCGAGGAGAATACCGTGACGAATCTCGAACTGAAGGCCCGCAAAGACGCCGCGACACCGCGCGGCGTCGGTGTGATGTGCGATTTCTATGCTGCCCGCGCCGAAAACGCCGAACTCTGGGACATCGAGGGCCGGCGCTTCATCGACTTCGCGGCCGGCATCGCCGTCGTCAACACGGGCCATCGCCACCCGCGCGTCGTGGCGGCTGTGCGCGAGCAGCTCGACCGCTTCACGCATACCGCTTATCAGATCGTTCCTTACGCGTCGTACGTCGAACTGGCCGAGAAGATCAACCGCCGCGCCCCCGGCCAATTCGTCAAGAAAACGGCTTTCTTCACGACGGGCGCCGAAGCCGTCGAAAACGCGGTGAAGATCGCGCGCGCGGCTACCGGCCGCCCCGGCATCATCGCATTCGCGGGCGGCTTTCACGGCCGCACGATGATGGGTATGGCGCTCACGGGCAAAGTGGCGCCGTACAAGCTCAACTTCGGCCCGTTCCCGTCGGACGTGTTCCACGCACCGTTCCCCAACCCGCTGCATGGCGTGTCGACCGCCGATTCGCTGCAGGCGATCGAAACGCTCTTCAAGGCCGATATCGATCCCGCGCGCGTGGCCGCGATCATCTTCGAGCCGGTGCAAGGCGAAGGCGGCTTCTATCCCGCCCCGGCCGACTTCGTGCGCGGCCTGCGCCGCATCTGTGACGCGCACGGCATCCTGCTGATCGCCGACGAAGTCCAGACCGGCTTCGCGCGCACGGGCAAGCTCTTTGCGATGGAGCATTACGACGTGGCGCCCGACCTGATCACGATGGCCAAGAGCCTTGCGGGCGGCATGCCGCTTTCGGGCGTCGTCGGCCGTGCCGAAACAATGGATGCCGCCGCGCCCGGCGGGCTCGGCGGTACCTATGCCGGCAACCCGCTGGCCCTGGCCGCCGCGCACGCCGTGCTCGACGTGATCGACGAGGAAAAGCTTTGCGAACGGGCCGTCACGCTCGGCTCGCGCCTGAAAGCGCGCCTCGAAGCCTTGAAGGCCGACGTGCCGCAGCTTGCCGACGTTCGCGGCCCCGGCGCGATGATTGCCGCGGAGTTTCTCTCGCCGGGCACGCAGGCGCCCGACGCCGCATTTACCAAGCGCGTGCAGCAACTGGCGCTCGAGCGCGGCCTGCTGCTGCTCGTATGCGGCACGTACGGCAACGTCATTCGCTTCCTCTTCCCGCTGACGATCGAGGAGGCCG is part of the Trinickia caryophylli genome and harbors:
- a CDS encoding 4-aminobutyrate--2-oxoglutarate transaminase, which encodes MTNLELKARKDAATPRGVGVMCDFYAARAENAELWDIEGRRFIDFAAGIAVVNTGHRHPRVVAAVREQLDRFTHTAYQIVPYASYVELAEKINRRAPGQFVKKTAFFTTGAEAVENAVKIARAATGRPGIIAFAGGFHGRTMMGMALTGKVAPYKLNFGPFPSDVFHAPFPNPLHGVSTADSLQAIETLFKADIDPARVAAIIFEPVQGEGGFYPAPADFVRGLRRICDAHGILLIADEVQTGFARTGKLFAMEHYDVAPDLITMAKSLAGGMPLSGVVGRAETMDAAAPGGLGGTYAGNPLALAAAHAVLDVIDEEKLCERAVTLGSRLKARLEALKADVPQLADVRGPGAMIAAEFLSPGTQAPDAAFTKRVQQLALERGLLLLVCGTYGNVIRFLFPLTIEEAVFDEALGLLEEALKDCVGALA